The Caminicella sporogenes DSM 14501 DNA window AAAAAAAGTATATGGTTCAAGAGGAAATACTTATACTGCACTTTGATGAGTCAACAGGGGCACTTGATTCCAAATCATCAACTTTATTTAACTTAAAAGAATATATTGTTAACTTTAAAATTATTGATTTTATGCTGCCAATATTGAATAATCTACACGACAATAATAACATAATTTTCAAAAAAATAAAATAGTTTACACGAAAATATTTACAAATTTTATAAAGTGTGCTACACTTTTTTAAAAAGTAAAAAATTTACATATTCAAATGTACTGAAGATTAATATTAATATGTATTTAAATGAAAATAATTTAGTGAAAATAAGATTTAATTTCACTTAAGGTTCTAACATTATTAAACTGATAAATGAGAATGAATTTTCTTTAGAATGTAAAATAAATCATGCTATAAAAGATAATGATACATTAAAAAGTGTATTGATTTACAGTAGATACTATGTTAAGGAGGAATACTATGTATGATAGAAGTTAAAAATCTAGTTAAATTATATAAAAATGTTACAGCAATACAAAATATATCAATTAATTTTGAACCATGTAAGGTAACATGTATTTTAGGACCAAATGGGAGTGGAAAAACAACTTTAATTAAATCAATATGTGGATTATTAGATATTGATGAAGGGAGTATTTATATTTCTGGATTACAAATGAATGAAAAGAATCGTTCTAAAATAATGTCTAAAATTGGTTGTGTTTTTGATGGGCAGCGTAATTTATATTGGCGAGTAACAGTACTTGATAATTTTTATTATTTTGGAACTTTAAAAGGTGTTAATATGCATACTTTAAAAAATAGAATTGATGATTTAATAAATAAATTTGAAATAAAAAGCCTTCTAAATAGAAAAGTTGGAACTTTGTCTTTAGGAGAACGTCAAAAAGTAAGTTTAATAACAGCAATACTCCATAGACCTGAAGTGTTAATATTAGATGAACCGACAAATGGATTAGATATTGTTTCAAAAAAACAATTAGTTGATTTAATTAATATGTTAAAAACAACAGAGAGCGTAACAATTATAATAACTTCACATG harbors:
- a CDS encoding ABC transporter ATP-binding protein translates to MIEVKNLVKLYKNVTAIQNISINFEPCKVTCILGPNGSGKTTLIKSICGLLDIDEGSIYISGLQMNEKNRSKIMSKIGCVFDGQRNLYWRVTVLDNFYYFGTLKGVNMHTLKNRIDDLINKFEIKSLLNRKVGTLSLGERQKVSLITAILHRPEVLILDEPTNGLDIVSKKQLVDLINMLKTTESVTIIITSHESQFMTRVSDNYIFLKNGIIQSIISEKKLTQESLEKQYIEIYAKEGG